The Serratia rhizosphaerae genome has a segment encoding these proteins:
- the rsmC gene encoding 16S rRNA (guanine(1207)-N(2))-methyltransferase RsmC codes for MSALTPASEVMLRHSDEFTERRVLFAGDLQDSLPAQFEAADVRVHTQQYHHWQLLNRAMGDNVQFGLTVDAGFVADCDTLVYYWPKSKQEAQFQLCNLLALLPVGAEVFVVGENRSGVRSAEQTVADHVQLVKIDSARRCGLYHGRIDSRPAFNLDDWWQSYALHDLEVKTLPGVFSRDGLDVGSSLLLSTLEPHMKGKVLDIGCGAGVLASVMSKMSPKVKLTLSDVNAAAVAASRATLAANGIEGEVLVSNVYSDISGRFDMIISNPPFHDGLATSLTAAETLIRGAVKHLPIGGKLRIVANAFLPYPDILDAVFGSHEVLAQNGRFKVYQATVGRPPRAPKKK; via the coding sequence ATGTCTGCATTAACCCCCGCCAGCGAAGTGATGCTGCGCCACAGTGATGAATTTACCGAACGCCGCGTACTGTTTGCCGGCGATCTGCAAGATAGCCTGCCTGCCCAGTTCGAGGCCGCAGACGTACGGGTGCATACCCAGCAATATCATCATTGGCAGTTATTAAACCGGGCGATGGGCGACAATGTGCAGTTCGGCCTGACGGTCGACGCCGGGTTCGTGGCCGACTGCGATACGCTGGTTTATTACTGGCCGAAGAGCAAACAGGAAGCGCAGTTCCAGCTGTGCAATCTGCTGGCGCTGCTGCCGGTGGGCGCAGAAGTGTTTGTGGTCGGTGAAAACCGCAGCGGCGTGCGCAGCGCGGAGCAAACCGTCGCCGATCACGTGCAGCTGGTTAAAATCGACAGCGCGCGCCGCTGTGGTCTGTACCACGGCCGTATCGACAGCCGGCCGGCCTTTAACCTCGACGACTGGTGGCAGAGCTACGCGCTGCACGATCTGGAAGTGAAAACGCTGCCGGGCGTATTCAGCCGCGACGGTCTGGACGTCGGCAGTTCGCTGCTGCTGTCCACGCTGGAACCGCATATGAAAGGCAAGGTGCTGGATATCGGCTGCGGCGCCGGCGTACTCGCCAGCGTGATGTCGAAGATGTCACCGAAGGTGAAACTGACGCTGAGCGACGTCAACGCGGCGGCGGTCGCCGCCAGCCGGGCGACGCTGGCGGCCAACGGCATCGAGGGCGAGGTGCTGGTCAGCAACGTCTACTCCGATATCAGCGGCCGTTTCGATATGATCATCTCCAACCCGCCGTTCCACGACGGGCTGGCCACCAGCCTCACCGCGGCGGAAACGCTGATCCGCGGCGCGGTGAAGCACCTGCCGATCGGCGGTAAGCTGCGCATTGTCGCCAACGCCTTCCTGCCGTATCCGGACATTCTCGACGCCGTCTTCGGCAGCCACGAAGTGCTGGCGCAAAACGGCCGCTTCAAGGTGTATCAGGCTACCGTCGGTCGTCCGCCGCGCGCGCCGAAGAAGAAATAA
- a CDS encoding aldo/keto reductase: MKQRTLGSNGPSVSALGLGCMGMSDFYSTAYDEKEAIATLHRALELGVTLLDTADMYGPYTNEQLVGKAIKGKREQVFLATKFGIVRDPADPQARGVCSRPEYIRRAVEGSLQRLGVETIDLYYQHRVDPEVPIEEVVGTLADLIKQGKIRHIGLSEASAATLERAHQVHPITALQSEYSLWTRDVELQGQLAACERLGIGFVAYSPLGRGFLTGAIQRPDDLAEDDFRRSNPRFQGDNFARNLVLVEKVSELAQAKGVTPSQLALAWVMAQGEHIVPIPGTKRRRYLEENVAAASLALSAQELAAIEAVFPQQAAAGARYGQESMGYVNR, from the coding sequence ATGAAACAGCGCACACTAGGTTCCAACGGCCCGAGCGTTTCCGCTCTGGGGTTAGGCTGCATGGGCATGAGCGATTTCTACTCCACCGCTTATGATGAAAAAGAGGCCATCGCCACGCTGCACCGGGCGCTGGAACTGGGGGTAACCCTGCTGGACACCGCCGATATGTACGGGCCGTACACCAATGAACAGCTGGTGGGCAAGGCGATCAAAGGTAAGCGGGAGCAGGTATTTCTGGCCACCAAGTTCGGCATTGTGCGCGACCCGGCGGATCCGCAGGCGCGCGGCGTCTGCAGCCGGCCGGAGTATATCCGTCGTGCGGTGGAAGGCAGCCTGCAGCGGCTGGGGGTTGAGACGATCGATCTTTACTACCAACACCGGGTGGATCCTGAGGTGCCGATCGAAGAAGTGGTCGGCACGCTGGCGGATCTGATTAAACAGGGCAAGATCCGCCATATCGGCCTGAGCGAAGCCTCGGCGGCGACGCTGGAGCGGGCGCATCAGGTGCATCCGATTACCGCGCTGCAGAGCGAATACTCGTTGTGGACGCGCGATGTGGAGCTGCAGGGACAACTGGCGGCCTGCGAGCGGCTGGGCATCGGCTTTGTTGCCTACAGCCCGCTGGGACGCGGCTTCCTGACCGGCGCTATCCAGCGGCCTGACGATCTGGCCGAAGATGATTTCCGCCGCAGCAATCCGCGTTTTCAGGGGGATAATTTCGCCCGTAACCTGGTACTGGTGGAGAAGGTTAGTGAACTGGCGCAGGCTAAAGGCGTCACGCCGTCGCAGCTGGCATTAGCCTGGGTGATGGCGCAGGGCGAACATATTGTGCCGATTCCGGGCACCAAACGCCGGCGCTATCTGGAGGAGAACGTGGCGGCAGCGTCGCTGGCGCTGAGCGCGCAGGAGCTGGCGGCGATTGAGGCGGTATTCCCGCAGCAGGCAGCGGCCGGGGCGCGTTACGGGCAGGAATCGATGGGCTACGTTAACCGTTGA
- a CDS encoding LysR family transcriptional regulator yields the protein MDQIQAMRVFTRIVELGSFSRTAERLQLPRATVSNVLKRLEQQLGVRLLIRTTRQVQVTHEGTLYYQRCIQLLGALEEANTLFRQQKLQPSGRVRIDMPHSLAREVVIPALEDFYRRYPDITLALGANDTQVNLLRDGVDCVLRAWSSEDDTLVARSIAQLPQITCASPDYLQRFGTPRSLDDLTGHQAVGYFSLSNNQDYPLEFCRGGQVELRTLPARLSVSGADAYASACLTGLGLIQAPRYSLAPRLKRGELVEVLADTPPPPMPLHIMYPPGRFLAPRVRVLIDWLIELFAGRPLHEK from the coding sequence ATGGATCAGATTCAGGCCATGCGTGTTTTCACCCGTATCGTCGAGCTGGGCAGCTTCAGCCGCACGGCGGAACGCCTGCAGCTGCCGCGCGCCACGGTCAGCAACGTGTTAAAGCGGCTGGAGCAGCAGCTTGGCGTACGCCTGCTGATCCGCACCACCCGCCAGGTGCAGGTCACCCATGAAGGCACGCTGTATTACCAGCGCTGCATCCAACTGCTCGGCGCGCTGGAAGAAGCCAACACGCTGTTCCGCCAGCAAAAGCTGCAGCCGTCCGGCCGGGTGCGCATCGATATGCCGCATTCGCTGGCACGCGAAGTGGTGATCCCGGCGCTGGAGGATTTCTACCGGCGCTACCCCGATATCACGCTGGCGCTGGGAGCCAACGACACGCAGGTCAATCTGCTGCGCGACGGCGTCGACTGCGTGCTGCGCGCCTGGAGCAGCGAGGACGACACGCTGGTGGCGCGCAGCATTGCGCAACTGCCGCAGATCACCTGCGCCTCACCGGACTATCTGCAGCGCTTCGGCACGCCGCGCTCGCTGGACGATCTGACCGGCCATCAGGCGGTAGGCTACTTCTCGCTCAGCAACAATCAGGACTACCCGCTGGAATTCTGCCGCGGCGGCCAGGTGGAACTGCGTACGCTGCCCGCACGGCTGAGCGTCAGCGGCGCCGACGCCTACGCCAGCGCCTGTCTGACCGGCCTGGGGCTGATCCAGGCGCCGCGCTACTCGCTGGCTCCGCGTCTGAAGCGCGGCGAACTGGTGGAAGTGCTGGCCGATACCCCGCCGCCGCCGATGCCGCTGCACATTATGTATCCGCCCGGCCGCTTTCTGGCGCCGCGCGTGCGGGTGCTGATTGACTGGCTGATCGAACTGTTTGCCGGGCGTCCGCTGCATGAGAAATAA
- a CDS encoding DUF1435 family protein: MIAAMITACGLWGVTWCLGERLSSAWGVLLPCALLPLLAMVNLDMMQLRSLIVIAMLATLVMLFNSRWRHYLLLPSCMALAGGLAAISLHFDLTP, from the coding sequence ATGATTGCCGCCATGATTACCGCCTGTGGGTTGTGGGGCGTGACCTGGTGTTTGGGGGAGCGTTTATCCAGCGCCTGGGGCGTGCTGCTGCCCTGCGCCCTGTTGCCGCTGCTGGCTATGGTCAACCTGGACATGATGCAGCTGCGCAGCCTGATCGTTATCGCCATGCTGGCGACGTTGGTGATGCTGTTCAACAGCCGCTGGCGCCACTATCTGCTGCTGCCTTCCTGCATGGCGCTGGCCGGCGGGCTGGCCGCCATCAGTCTGCATTTCGATCTGACGCCGTAA
- a CDS encoding GGDEF domain-containing protein: MNARSYQELLNSKHRLAILLFLLMNIASSLFTLLMPLRNTPAITPPLFGIPLFCLAALLFTLRSPGNYIKRLEYFSGVLGLLWAGHIYMKSQYLLPNVQNYLIISLFSIFFISAITLTDNVIAFCLHAVPSALIILLLDNQHNTLRILFISVLPIIAFSIHHLMLKRSESFTYALVARLYEERDKLSNLSMLDPLTGLYNRRGLENKLTLLTTPQSGLHFVLLLDIDRFKAYNDHYGHTMGDQALVKVACAIRDAVRSRDIVVRYGGEEFLVLLTNVSKEYAAQQAEQIRLRVQALAIPHGFNQLSATYVTLSAGISPLEQLDVDSAIRAADSALYQAKNNGRNSVRLATARP; the protein is encoded by the coding sequence ATGAATGCACGTTCTTATCAGGAACTGCTAAATAGCAAGCATCGGTTAGCGATATTACTGTTCTTGCTGATGAATATAGCCTCTTCCCTTTTCACCTTATTAATGCCGTTGAGAAATACCCCAGCCATCACCCCGCCGCTGTTCGGTATCCCCTTGTTTTGTCTGGCGGCGCTATTATTTACCTTACGCTCGCCGGGGAATTATATAAAACGGCTGGAGTATTTTTCCGGCGTATTAGGTCTGCTGTGGGCCGGACATATTTATATGAAAAGCCAATATCTGCTGCCGAATGTACAAAACTATCTGATTATTAGCCTGTTCAGCATCTTTTTTATCAGCGCGATTACCCTGACCGACAACGTCATCGCCTTCTGCCTGCACGCCGTGCCCTCCGCGCTGATTATCCTGCTGCTCGACAACCAGCATAATACCCTGCGCATCCTGTTTATCAGCGTGCTGCCGATTATCGCCTTTTCCATCCACCATCTGATGCTGAAACGCAGCGAATCCTTCACCTATGCGCTGGTCGCCCGCCTGTATGAAGAGCGTGACAAACTCAGCAACCTCAGCATGCTCGACCCGCTGACCGGCCTGTATAACCGGCGCGGGCTGGAAAACAAGCTGACGCTGCTGACCACGCCGCAAAGCGGCCTGCACTTTGTACTGCTGCTGGATATCGACCGTTTCAAAGCCTATAACGACCACTATGGCCATACCATGGGCGATCAGGCGCTGGTGAAGGTCGCCTGCGCCATCCGCGATGCGGTACGCTCGCGCGATATCGTGGTGCGCTACGGCGGCGAAGAATTTCTGGTGCTGCTGACCAACGTCAGTAAAGAATACGCCGCCCAGCAGGCAGAACAGATCCGCCTGCGGGTGCAGGCGCTGGCGATCCCGCACGGTTTCAATCAGCTGTCCGCCACCTACGTTACCCTCAGCGCCGGCATTTCACCGCTGGAGCAACTGGACGTGGACTCGGCCATCCGCGCCGCCGACAGCGCGCTGTACCAGGCGAAAAACAACGGTCGCAACAGCGTACGACTGGCGACGGCTCGCCCGTAA
- a CDS encoding sugar MFS transporter encodes MLADKTAAPAQTGASARSNLRWAFILVTSLFFMWGLSYGLLDVLNKHFQETLHVTKAQSGLLQAAYFGAYFLVALPAGYFMDKHGYKAGILVGLCLYAVGALLFVPAASANSFALFLFALFVIACGLGCLETAANPYATVLGDAGGAERRLNLAQSFNGLGQFIGPMIGGTLFFSAMHNDGGGDQGTVKMTYVVIAVLVLAIALLFRRTRLPDIREEAPAAHGAAAQGLWRQRHFTGGVIAQFFYVAAQVGVGAFFINYATEHWADVSNQRASYLLSVAMICFMLGRFFSTWLMGRVKPATLLMVYALINIVLCGVVMLSIDGVSVVALIAVFFFMSIMFPTIFALGVKNMGQHTKRASSFMIMAIVGGAVMPYFMGAIADRYSTALAYGLPLLCFVVVLAYGMRQRRA; translated from the coding sequence ATGCTTGCTGATAAAACCGCTGCGCCTGCGCAGACGGGCGCCAGCGCACGTAGCAATTTGCGCTGGGCTTTTATTCTGGTGACCAGCCTGTTTTTCATGTGGGGATTGTCTTACGGATTATTGGACGTGCTGAATAAGCATTTTCAGGAAACGCTGCACGTGACCAAAGCGCAGTCGGGATTATTGCAGGCGGCCTATTTCGGCGCTTATTTTCTGGTGGCGCTGCCCGCCGGCTATTTTATGGATAAACACGGTTACAAGGCGGGAATATTAGTCGGATTATGTTTATATGCCGTCGGCGCGTTGTTATTTGTGCCGGCCGCCTCGGCCAATAGTTTCGCGCTATTTTTATTCGCACTGTTTGTTATCGCCTGCGGGCTGGGCTGTTTGGAAACGGCGGCCAATCCTTACGCCACGGTATTGGGTGATGCCGGTGGCGCGGAGCGGCGGCTGAATCTGGCGCAGTCTTTCAACGGTCTCGGTCAGTTTATCGGGCCGATGATCGGCGGCACGCTGTTTTTCTCGGCGATGCACAACGACGGCGGCGGCGATCAGGGGACGGTGAAAATGACCTACGTGGTGATTGCCGTGCTGGTGCTGGCGATCGCCCTGCTGTTCCGACGCACCCGGCTGCCGGATATTCGTGAAGAGGCGCCCGCAGCGCACGGTGCGGCGGCGCAGGGATTGTGGCGGCAGCGTCACTTTACCGGCGGCGTGATCGCGCAGTTTTTCTATGTGGCGGCTCAGGTCGGCGTCGGCGCGTTCTTTATCAACTACGCCACCGAACACTGGGCGGATGTTTCTAACCAGCGGGCATCTTATCTGCTGTCGGTCGCCATGATCTGTTTTATGCTCGGCCGCTTCTTCAGCACCTGGCTGATGGGGCGGGTGAAGCCCGCCACGCTGCTGATGGTTTATGCGCTGATTAATATCGTGCTGTGCGGCGTGGTGATGCTGAGCATCGACGGCGTGTCCGTGGTGGCGCTGATTGCGGTGTTCTTCTTTATGTCGATTATGTTCCCGACCATTTTCGCCCTCGGGGTGAAAAATATGGGGCAACATACCAAGCGCGCCAGCTCGTTTATGATTATGGCTATCGTCGGCGGTGCGGTGATGCCGTACTTCATGGGCGCCATCGCCGACCGTTACAGCACCGCGCTGGCCTACGGGCTGCCGCTGCTGTGCTTTGTCGTGGTGCTGGCGTACGGCATGCGCCAGCGCCGCGCCTGA
- a CDS encoding L-rhamnose mutarotase: MSGAAQRRRFCQALDLVDSPALIAEYQRHHQRIWPQIAGHLRDHGILEMEIYRLGTRLFMVVEVSAAFDAGRFERDSRLNPDVQRWEALMWKYQVATPWTPPGEKWVVMEQIFSLTEQ, from the coding sequence ATGAGCGGCGCAGCGCAGCGGCGGCGCTTCTGTCAGGCGCTCGACCTGGTCGACTCACCGGCGCTGATTGCCGAGTATCAGCGTCATCATCAGCGTATCTGGCCGCAGATTGCCGGGCATTTGCGCGACCACGGCATTCTGGAGATGGAGATTTATCGCCTCGGCACCCGGCTGTTTATGGTCGTCGAGGTCAGCGCCGCGTTCGACGCCGGACGTTTTGAGCGCGACAGCCGGCTTAACCCCGATGTTCAGCGCTGGGAAGCGTTGATGTGGAAATATCAGGTTGCAACGCCCTGGACGCCGCCGGGCGAAAAATGGGTGGTGATGGAGCAAATCTTCTCATTAACCGAACAATGA
- a CDS encoding SDR family oxidoreductase, producing MDLYLEDKVVIVTGGGSGIGAAISLTLAQEGAVPAIVTNAAPDEAFLARLTALQPRSSVVMADLCRESDCQQAVAQVLERYGRLDGLVNNAGVNDGVGLEAGRAAFLGSLEKNLLHYYQMAHLCQAALQDSQGAIVNIASKTALSGQGGTSGYTAAKGAVLALTREWAVSLRESKVRVNAVVPAEVMTPQYQRWIDTFDQPQRQLAKISAHIPLGQRMTTPQEIADTVVFLLSGRSSHTTGQWLSVDGGYLHLDRAIT from the coding sequence ATGGATCTGTATCTTGAAGATAAGGTGGTGATTGTCACCGGCGGCGGCTCCGGCATCGGCGCGGCGATTTCGCTGACGCTGGCGCAGGAGGGCGCGGTGCCGGCTATCGTCACCAACGCAGCGCCGGATGAGGCGTTTCTCGCCCGGCTGACGGCGCTGCAGCCGCGCAGCAGCGTGGTGATGGCCGATCTGTGCCGGGAGAGCGACTGCCAGCAGGCGGTGGCGCAGGTGCTTGAACGCTATGGCCGGCTGGACGGGCTGGTGAATAACGCCGGCGTGAATGACGGCGTGGGGCTGGAGGCCGGGCGCGCGGCGTTCCTCGGCTCGCTGGAGAAAAACCTGCTGCACTATTACCAGATGGCGCATCTGTGCCAGGCGGCGCTGCAGGACAGCCAGGGGGCGATCGTCAATATCGCTTCGAAGACCGCACTGAGCGGGCAGGGCGGCACCAGCGGTTATACCGCCGCCAAAGGCGCGGTGCTGGCGCTGACGCGCGAGTGGGCGGTGTCGCTGCGGGAGAGCAAGGTGCGCGTCAATGCGGTGGTGCCGGCGGAGGTGATGACGCCGCAGTATCAGCGCTGGATCGACACCTTCGACCAGCCGCAGCGGCAGCTGGCGAAGATCAGCGCCCACATCCCGCTGGGACAGCGGATGACCACGCCGCAGGAAATCGCCGATACCGTGGTATTCCTGCTCTCCGGCCGTTCGTCCCACACCACCGGGCAGTGGCTGTCGGTGGACGGCGGCTATCTGCACCTTGACCGGGCGATTACATGA
- a CDS encoding amidohydrolase family protein, whose product MLRIDAHQHYWRYQPADYPWIDDGMAVLQRDYGPAQLRPWLQQHRLDGALVVQARHSEQETAWLLTQAPQLGGVCGVVGWLDIASPHLAQRLERRHPLLRGVRHLVQDEADPAGWLERPAVHQGMRLLQRQGYVYDLLVTHRHLADAARFAARHDDHWLVLDHLGKPDIAAGARHWARQIAPLAAMPHVACKLSGLITEAPGGRWQAAQLLPFFEEALAAFGPQRLMFGSDWPVCLLAGDYPQVYRLCEQALAALSPSQQAAIWGGSACRVYGLTESDDGSVS is encoded by the coding sequence ATGTTACGCATCGACGCCCATCAGCATTACTGGCGCTACCAGCCCGCCGACTATCCGTGGATTGACGACGGCATGGCGGTGCTGCAACGCGACTACGGCCCGGCGCAGCTGCGGCCGTGGCTACAGCAGCACCGGCTGGACGGTGCGCTGGTGGTGCAGGCGCGGCACAGCGAGCAGGAAACCGCATGGCTGCTGACGCAGGCGCCGCAGCTCGGTGGGGTGTGCGGCGTGGTCGGCTGGCTGGATATTGCCTCGCCGCACCTGGCGCAGCGGCTGGAACGGCGGCATCCGCTGCTGCGCGGCGTACGTCATCTGGTGCAGGACGAGGCGGACCCGGCCGGCTGGCTGGAACGGCCGGCGGTGCATCAGGGCATGCGTCTGCTGCAGCGGCAGGGCTATGTCTATGACCTGCTGGTGACGCACCGCCACCTGGCCGATGCGGCGCGCTTTGCCGCCCGCCATGATGACCACTGGCTGGTGCTGGACCATCTGGGCAAGCCGGATATTGCCGCCGGCGCGCGGCACTGGGCGCGGCAGATCGCGCCGCTGGCGGCGATGCCGCACGTGGCGTGCAAGCTGTCCGGCCTGATTACCGAAGCGCCGGGCGGCCGCTGGCAGGCGGCGCAGCTGCTGCCGTTTTTCGAAGAGGCGCTGGCGGCGTTCGGCCCGCAGCGGCTGATGTTCGGTTCCGACTGGCCGGTATGCCTGTTGGCGGGCGACTACCCGCAGGTTTACCGGCTGTGTGAGCAGGCGCTGGCCGCCCTGAGTCCGTCGCAACAGGCGGCGATCTGGGGCGGCAGCGCCTGCCGGGTTTACGGTTTAACGGAGTCTGACGATGGATCTGTATCTTGA
- a CDS encoding L-fuconate dehydratase has product MTTITALRVEDIRFPTSQQLDGSDAMNPDPDYSAAYVILDTDRPDLSGHGLTFTIGRGNEICCAAIRALEPQIVGRRLADIAADMGTFWRQFTGDSQLRWIGPDKGAIHLATGAVVNAVWDLWAKAEGKPLWQLVADMTPEELVRCIDFRYITDCITPQEALALLCERAEGQAQRRENLLQNGYPCYTTSAGWLGYPDDKLRRLCQQAVDAGFSHIKLKVGRDLQDDIRRVRIARETIGPDRQLMIDANQVWEVEEAIAWVNQLAFANPWFIEEPTSPDDVEGHRRIREGVRPVKVAGGEMCQNRILFKQFIMRGALDVVQIDACRLGGVNEVLAVMLMAAKYRLPVCPHAGGVGLCEYVQHLSMIDYLCIAGSHEGRVIEYVDHLHQHFVTPCEIRGAAYMPPRAPGYSIEMKAASIEQFRFRG; this is encoded by the coding sequence ATGACGACGATTACCGCGCTGCGGGTGGAGGATATCCGCTTCCCGACCTCGCAGCAGTTGGACGGTTCCGATGCGATGAATCCCGATCCGGATTATTCGGCGGCCTATGTGATTCTGGACACCGACCGGCCGGATCTGAGCGGCCACGGGCTGACGTTTACCATCGGCCGCGGCAATGAGATCTGCTGCGCGGCGATCCGTGCGCTGGAGCCGCAGATCGTCGGCCGGCGGCTGGCGGATATCGCCGCCGATATGGGGACGTTCTGGCGTCAGTTTACCGGCGACAGTCAGCTGCGCTGGATCGGGCCGGACAAAGGGGCGATCCACCTGGCGACCGGGGCGGTGGTCAACGCCGTCTGGGATCTGTGGGCCAAGGCGGAGGGCAAGCCGCTGTGGCAGCTGGTGGCGGATATGACGCCGGAAGAGCTGGTGCGCTGCATCGACTTTCGTTACATCACCGACTGCATCACGCCGCAGGAGGCGCTGGCGCTGCTGTGCGAACGGGCGGAAGGCCAGGCGCAGCGGCGGGAAAATCTGCTGCAGAACGGCTACCCCTGCTACACCACCTCGGCCGGCTGGCTGGGCTACCCGGACGACAAACTGCGGCGGCTGTGCCAGCAGGCGGTGGACGCCGGTTTCTCTCATATCAAGCTGAAGGTCGGGCGCGATCTGCAGGATGATATTCGCCGGGTGCGCATTGCCCGTGAAACGATCGGCCCGGATCGTCAACTGATGATCGACGCCAATCAGGTGTGGGAAGTGGAAGAGGCGATCGCCTGGGTCAATCAACTGGCGTTCGCCAATCCCTGGTTTATTGAGGAGCCGACCAGCCCGGACGATGTGGAGGGGCACCGGCGCATCCGCGAGGGCGTGCGGCCGGTGAAGGTGGCCGGCGGCGAGATGTGTCAGAACCGTATTCTGTTCAAACAGTTCATTATGCGCGGCGCGCTGGACGTGGTGCAGATTGACGCCTGCCGCCTGGGCGGGGTGAACGAGGTGCTGGCGGTGATGCTGATGGCGGCGAAGTACCGGCTGCCGGTCTGCCCGCACGCCGGCGGCGTCGGCCTGTGCGAGTACGTGCAGCACCTGTCGATGATTGACTATCTGTGCATCGCCGGCAGCCATGAGGGGCGGGTCATTGAATATGTCGATCATCTGCATCAGCACTTTGTCACGCCGTGCGAGATTCGCGGCGCGGCCTATATGCCGCCGCGCGCGCCGGGCTATTCGATCGAGATGAAGGCGGCCTCGATCGAACAGTTCCGCTTTCGCGGTTAG
- a CDS encoding fumarylacetoacetate hydrolase family protein yields MKLLRYGAVGQERPGVLDEHGDIHDLSQHIADVGGAALLPDSIDRLRQLDIASLPRVEGQPRLGACVGGIGKFICIGLNYADHAAETGATIPEEPVVFSKWTSAVVGPNDDVEIPRGSQKTDWEVELGVVIGQGGRYIAEQDALRHVAGYCVINDVSEREFQIERGGTWDKGKGCDTFGPTGPWLVTADEVPDPQNLRLWLEVDGRRYQDGSTRTMIFSVAHIISYLSRFMSLQPGDVISTGTPPGVGMGQRPQPVYLRAGQTMRLGIDGLGEQRQTTVQA; encoded by the coding sequence ATGAAACTGTTACGTTATGGCGCCGTGGGGCAGGAACGTCCGGGCGTGTTGGATGAACACGGAGACATTCACGATCTTTCTCAGCATATCGCCGACGTTGGCGGCGCGGCGCTGCTGCCGGACAGCATCGATCGGCTGCGGCAGCTGGATATCGCCAGTCTGCCGCGGGTAGAGGGGCAGCCGCGTCTCGGCGCCTGCGTCGGCGGCATCGGTAAATTTATCTGTATCGGCCTGAATTACGCCGATCACGCGGCGGAAACCGGCGCGACGATTCCCGAAGAGCCGGTGGTGTTCAGCAAATGGACCAGCGCGGTGGTCGGGCCGAACGACGACGTGGAGATCCCGCGCGGCTCGCAGAAAACCGACTGGGAAGTGGAACTGGGGGTGGTGATCGGCCAGGGCGGGCGCTATATCGCCGAGCAGGATGCGCTGCGCCACGTCGCCGGTTACTGCGTGATTAACGACGTGTCCGAACGCGAATTCCAGATTGAGCGCGGCGGCACCTGGGACAAAGGCAAAGGCTGCGACACTTTCGGCCCGACCGGCCCGTGGCTGGTGACCGCCGACGAGGTGCCGGATCCGCAGAACCTCAGGCTGTGGCTGGAGGTGGACGGTCGGCGCTATCAGGACGGCAGCACCCGCACCATGATCTTTTCCGTCGCGCATATCATCAGCTACCTGAGCCGTTTTATGAGCCTGCAGCCGGGAGACGTGATCTCCACCGGCACGCCGCCGGGCGTTGGCATGGGGCAGCGGCCGCAGCCGGTTTACCTGCGCGCCGGCCAGACGATGCGGCTGGGGATTGACGGGCTGGGCGAGCAGCGACAAACCACGGTACAGGCCTGA
- a CDS encoding SDR family oxidoreductase yields MDLTGKRALITAAGQGIGLSTAKLFAAAGAEVIASDINTDALQGLAGITPLRLDVTDTAAIAAAAETLGTVDVLFNCAGVVHSGTILQCSEQQWRFALDLNVSAMFHTIRAFLPAMLAQRRGTIINMSSVASSVKGVPNRFAYGATKAAVIGLTRSVAADYVADGIRCNAICPGTVESPSLHQRIAEQAREQGRGEDEVYQAFVARQPIGRIGKTDEIAQLALYLASDASAYTTGTVQIIDGGWSN; encoded by the coding sequence ATGGATCTCACCGGGAAACGTGCGCTGATTACCGCCGCCGGGCAGGGCATCGGCCTCAGTACCGCCAAACTGTTCGCCGCGGCGGGGGCGGAGGTGATTGCCAGCGATATCAATACCGATGCGCTGCAGGGGCTGGCGGGCATTACTCCGCTGCGGCTGGACGTGACCGACACCGCGGCGATTGCGGCGGCGGCGGAAACGCTGGGCACGGTCGACGTGCTGTTTAACTGCGCCGGGGTGGTGCACAGCGGCACGATTTTGCAGTGCAGCGAGCAGCAGTGGCGCTTCGCCCTCGACCTGAACGTCAGCGCCATGTTCCACACCATCCGCGCGTTTCTGCCGGCGATGCTGGCGCAGCGCCGGGGGACGATTATCAATATGTCGTCGGTGGCCTCCAGCGTGAAAGGCGTGCCGAACCGCTTTGCCTATGGCGCCACCAAGGCGGCGGTGATTGGCCTGACGCGGTCGGTGGCGGCGGACTACGTCGCCGACGGCATCCGCTGCAACGCCATCTGTCCCGGCACGGTGGAGTCACCGTCGCTGCATCAGCGCATTGCCGAGCAGGCGCGCGAGCAGGGGCGCGGCGAAGACGAAGTGTACCAGGCGTTTGTGGCGCGCCAGCCGATCGGGCGCATCGGTAAAACCGACGAAATTGCCCAGCTGGCGCTGTATCTGGCCTCTGATGCCAGCGCCTATACCACCGGCACCGTGCAGATTATTGACGGCGGCTGGAGCAACTGA